The proteins below are encoded in one region of Eulemur rufifrons isolate Redbay chromosome 2, OSU_ERuf_1, whole genome shotgun sequence:
- the CASP14 gene encoding caspase-14: MSNPQPLQEEAYDMSGACLALTLCVTKAREGSEADLDALERMFGQLRFKSTMKRDPTAQQFQEELEKFQQAIDTWEDPVSCAFVVLMAHGEEGFLEGEDGEMVKLENLFEVLNNRNCRALRAKPKVYIIQACRGEQRDPGETVGGDAILMITDDKPHTIPTYTDALHVYSTVEGYTSYRHDQNGSCFIQTLVDVFTERKGPILELLTEVTRRMAEAEVLQEGEQRKVNPEILSTLRKQLYLQ, from the exons ATGAGTAATCCTCAGCCTTTGCAGGAG GAGGCATATGACATGTCAGGAGCCTGCCTAGCCCTAACGCTGTGTGTCACCAAAGCCCGGGAAGGTTCAGAGGCAGACCTGGATGCCCTGGAACGCATGTTCGGACAGCTGAGATTTAAAAGTACCATGAAGAGAGACCCCACTGCCCAG cAATTCCAGGAAGAGTTAGAAAAATTCCAGCAGGCCATAGATACCTGGGAAGACCCTGTCAGCTGTGCCTTTGTGGTGCTCATGGCACACGGGGAGGAAGGCTTCCTCGAGGGGGAAGACGGAGAGATGGTCAAGTTGGAGAACCTCTTCGAGGTCCTGAACAACAGGAACTGCCGGGCCCTGAGAGCCAAGCCCAAGGTGTACATCATTCAGGCCTGTCGAGGAG AACAAAGGGACCCAGGAGAAACAGTAGGTGGAGATGCGATTCTGATGATCACAGATGACAAGCCCCACACCATCCCAACGTACACAGACGCCCTCCATGTCTACTCCACAGTGGAGG GGTACACTTCCTACAGACATGATCAGAATGGCTCCTGCTTCATTCAGACCTTGGTTGACGTGTTCACAGAGAGGAAAGGACCCATCTTGGAGCTTCTGACAGAG GTGACCCGGCGGATGGCAGAAGCAGAGGTGCTTCAGGAAGGGGAACAGAGGAAAGTGAACCCCGAAATCCTAAGCACCCTCCGGAAACAGCTCTATCTGCAGTAG